The Salvia hispanica cultivar TCC Black 2014 unplaced genomic scaffold, UniMelb_Shisp_WGS_1.0 HiC_scaffold_444, whole genome shotgun sequence genome has a segment encoding these proteins:
- the LOC125199279 gene encoding protein NDL2-like, with protein MADSSESVSIDMESIPFAGKEHIIKTGHGSVSVAVFGDQDKPALITYPDLALNYMSCFQGLFFCPEAFSLLLHNFCIYHISPPGHELGAAVAGPDEPLLTVDELADQIAEILDYFGLGSVMCLGVTTGAYILTLFALKHSRRVMGLILVSPLCKSPSWTEWLCNKVMSNLLYICGMCGIVKELLLMRYFSKEVRGGVDVPESDIVQSCRRLLGERQSPNVLRFLEAINERPDLSNSLRKLKCRSLIFVGENSPFHDEALHMTSKLDRRFSALVEVQACGSMVTEEQPDAMLIPLEYFLMGYGLFRPPL; from the exons ATGGCGGACTCCAGCGAATCCGTCTCCATTGATATGGAGTCCATACCATTCGCCGGCAAG GAGCATATTATCAAAACGGGTCATGGTTCCGTCTCTGTTGCTGTATTTGGAGACCAGGACAAGCCAGCTCTTATTACTTATCCTGATTTGGCTTTAAACT ATATGTCCTGTTTCCAAGGGTTGTTCTTTTGTCCAGAAGCATTTTCTCTCCTTCTCCACAACTTCTGTATTTACCACATCAGTCCTCCAGGTCATGAG TTAGGAGCTGCTGTCGCTGGCCCTGATGAACCTTTACTGACTGTTGATGAATTGGCTGATCAGATTGCTGAAATCCTCGACTATTTTGG GCTTGGTTCGGTTATGTGCCTGGGTGTAACAACTGGAGCTTACATTCTTACCCTTTTTGCT CTGAAACACTCACGACGTGTCATGGGTCTTATTCTTGTTTCCCCTCTGTGCAAATCACCTTCTTGGACAGAATGGTTATGTAACAAG GTGATGTCCAATTTGCTTTACATCTGTGGCATGTGTGGCATAGTAAAGGAGCTGTTGCTCATGCGATACTTCAGCAAG GAAGTTCGTGGTGGTGTTGATGTACCCGAGTCGGATATTGTCCAGTCTTGCAGAAGA TTGTTGGGCGAGAGACAGAGTCCTAACGTGCTGCGCTTCCTTGAAGCTATTAACGA GAGGCCAGACCTCAGCAATAGCTTGAGGAAATTGAAGTGTCGATCCTTAATTTTTGTTGGCGAAAACTCTCCTTTCCACGACGAAGCTCTTCACATGACTTCAAAGCTAGACAGAAGATTCAGTGCCTTGGTTGAG GTTCAAGCATGTGGCTCGATGGTCACAGAAGAGCAGCCCGATGCCATGCTGATCCCACTGGAATACTTTCTCATGGGCTATGGCCTCTTTAGACCCCCCCTGTGA